One Chlorobaculum limnaeum genomic window carries:
- a CDS encoding PEP-CTERM sorting domain-containing protein — MKKLITLGLMLVTLPGIARADIVNLNFDTLSTGVSVGTAYSTEGISFTGFTTFSADGIGNTSEPNIAVGTKAGYQVMQVNDGFTALTLTAGAAAASYSGFGGSVTPQAQILIMSGDNGTGDVLAYADITGSLTDFEEMSFSGFGTAKSMILSAYPYQAGMDAITITTNSPTPVPEPASVALLGVGGAFLFGFRKLNSKEESPAGV; from the coding sequence ATGAAAAAATTAATCACGCTTGGCTTGATGCTTGTAACCCTTCCTGGTATAGCCAGGGCAGACATCGTTAACCTTAACTTTGATACTTTGTCAACAGGCGTTTCGGTGGGTACTGCTTATAGCACTGAAGGCATATCTTTTACAGGATTTACCACCTTTTCGGCAGATGGTATTGGCAACACCTCGGAACCGAATATTGCTGTTGGCACAAAGGCAGGATACCAGGTAATGCAGGTTAATGATGGCTTTACTGCATTGACATTAACCGCCGGTGCTGCTGCCGCATCATACAGTGGCTTTGGGGGTAGCGTCACACCTCAAGCGCAGATATTGATCATGTCCGGAGATAACGGTACTGGTGACGTATTGGCATACGCTGACATTACCGGATCGTTAACCGATTTCGAAGAGATGAGCTTTTCAGGATTCGGCACAGCAAAGTCCATGATTCTGAGCGCGTATCCTTATCAGGCGGGCATGGATGCAATAACTATCACGACGAACTCTCCCACGCCCGTGCCTGAGCCGGCCAGCGTTGCGCTGCTTGGCGTCGGAGGCGCGTTCCTTTTCGGCTTCAGAAAGCTGAACTCGAAAGAAGAGTCTCCTGCCGGAGTCTGA
- the ptsP gene encoding phosphoenolpyruvate--protein phosphotransferase — MVYRKAPKSSGDAPESQANPGDHPEPPSRERRYHGIGSAKGFAIGETYEFVRETIEHETADLSPENIEEEVERFMTALHRSEKELKKIERVTTRKIGRLYSDLFQAQIMLLNDPVLTGNITRRIREELKPAHLIIEQEFGKYLEHFLKSDDLFFRERAADLHDIKDRIIRNLHIRKLHSWVPEGSIVVSHHLSPADIILLSRSNIKGFATDTGGKTSHISLICKSLNIPIVVGLGNFSQKALSGSRMILDGSEGVVITDPADETVETYIKKREEENKREADDSIMAHRHTYTRCGVRISVCSNIDFKEEIEHLDSTGSEGVGLFRTENLFLDDLKPPKESMQQAYYLEMAGMLTPKPLVIRLFDIGGDKLIYSPVKEPNPNLGWRGVRILIDVPEILDAQLQAVIKANIHGNIDVLIPMISSIEEIMHIRQAIEKHHKHLNTLSSEPLEKPGIGAMIELPAAVELIDEISRIVDFVSIGTNDLTQYTLAVDRNNLIVQDLFEKFHPAIIRQLHRVITTAQRNRCRVSLCGDMGSDSLATPYLIGCGLREFSIVSSDIPALKAAVGKYTVEECEALAAECLKLSSSSTIKARLEAFVKAH, encoded by the coding sequence ATGGTTTACCGAAAAGCCCCGAAATCCTCCGGCGACGCGCCGGAATCACAAGCAAACCCTGGCGATCATCCGGAGCCGCCCTCCAGAGAGCGCCGGTATCACGGCATCGGCAGCGCGAAAGGCTTCGCCATCGGGGAGACGTACGAATTCGTCAGGGAGACCATCGAGCACGAAACCGCTGACCTCTCTCCGGAGAACATCGAGGAGGAGGTCGAGCGCTTCATGACCGCCCTGCACCGCTCGGAAAAGGAGCTGAAAAAGATCGAACGGGTGACCACCCGCAAGATCGGCCGGCTCTACTCCGACCTGTTCCAGGCACAGATCATGCTCCTCAACGATCCGGTGCTGACCGGCAACATCACCCGCCGCATCCGCGAGGAGCTGAAACCCGCGCATCTCATCATCGAGCAGGAGTTCGGCAAGTACCTCGAACACTTCCTCAAATCTGACGACCTCTTCTTTCGCGAACGGGCGGCCGACCTGCACGACATCAAGGACCGGATCATCCGGAACCTGCACATCCGCAAGCTCCACTCCTGGGTGCCCGAAGGTTCCATCGTGGTGTCGCACCACCTCTCGCCTGCGGACATCATTCTGCTCAGCCGCAGCAACATCAAGGGCTTCGCCACCGACACCGGCGGCAAGACCTCGCACATTTCGCTGATCTGCAAATCGCTCAACATTCCGATCGTGGTGGGCCTGGGCAATTTCTCGCAAAAGGCGCTCTCGGGCAGTCGAATGATCCTCGATGGATCGGAAGGGGTAGTCATCACCGATCCGGCAGATGAAACCGTCGAAACCTACATCAAAAAGCGGGAGGAGGAGAACAAACGCGAGGCCGACGACTCGATCATGGCTCATCGCCACACCTATACCCGTTGTGGCGTGAGAATTTCAGTCTGTTCGAACATCGATTTCAAGGAGGAGATTGAACATCTCGATTCGACCGGCTCGGAGGGCGTGGGGCTGTTCCGAACCGAAAACCTCTTCCTCGACGATCTCAAGCCGCCAAAAGAGTCGATGCAACAGGCCTACTACCTCGAAATGGCCGGAATGCTCACCCCGAAACCGCTCGTCATCCGCCTGTTCGACATCGGCGGCGACAAGCTGATCTATTCGCCGGTCAAGGAGCCGAACCCGAACCTCGGCTGGCGGGGCGTCAGGATTCTGATCGACGTGCCGGAGATTCTCGACGCGCAGTTGCAGGCGGTCATCAAGGCCAACATTCACGGCAACATCGACGTGCTGATCCCTATGATTTCGTCGATCGAGGAGATCATGCACATCAGGCAGGCGATCGAGAAGCACCACAAACACCTCAACACACTCTCCAGCGAGCCGCTCGAAAAGCCGGGCATCGGGGCGATGATCGAGCTTCCGGCGGCAGTCGAGCTGATCGACGAAATCAGCCGGATCGTCGATTTCGTCAGCATCGGCACCAACGACCTGACCCAATATACCCTCGCCGTTGACCGCAACAACCTGATCGTGCAAGATCTGTTCGAGAAGTTCCACCCGGCCATCATCCGCCAGCTCCACCGCGTCATTACGACAGCGCAAAGAAACCGCTGCCGGGTCTCGCTCTGCGGCGACATGGGTTCGGATTCCCTGGCAACACCCTACCTCATCGGGTGCGGACTCCGGGAGTTCAGCATCGTCAGCTCCGACATTCCGGCGCTCAAGGCGGCGGTTGGCAAATACACGGTCGAGGAGTGCGAAGCGCTCGCCGCCGAATGCCTCAAACTCTCCAGTTCATCGACAATCAAAGCCCGCCTCGAAGCGTTCGTCAAAGCGCACTGA
- the dnaB gene encoding replicative DNA helicase, with amino-acid sequence MKPREPQLDLSRDIDFSKESRVPPYSLEVEQEVLACILLEEDPIEQVIQIFGDNGEAVFYEKRHQIIYKAMMQLYQKRQAIDLITVSEELSRVGELENIGGRPYLGELSGKVISSANIEFYARLVKEKFLYRRLISISSHISSAAYNTSMEIFDLVENASQQFFNISQAGIKKRASSIKDLLKTATRMIENLGSSHSSVTGIGSGFSDLDEYTAGFQPSDMIIIAARPSAGKTAFSLALARNAAVNFNTPVLFFSLEMAEIQLALRLMCAEAYVESQLVRRGQISPEMMNKIINSMDALAEAKLFIDDTPGISIMELAAKTRRMKQEHGIGMVVVDYLQLVTPVRDGKSNREQEIAQISRSLKALAKELNIPVIALAQLNRSVEQRSGDRRPQLSDLRESGSIEQDADMVMFLSRPEMYGIKNFEDGSSTKDIAEVVIGKQRNGPIGTVRLLFLKNYGRFQSTANSYLTAAENGQHEPEPARGGGYLEASLPEPPPLDMDSFINNSDAAPF; translated from the coding sequence ATGAAGCCGCGCGAACCGCAACTCGATTTAAGCCGTGACATCGACTTCAGCAAGGAGAGCCGGGTGCCTCCTTATTCGCTGGAGGTCGAGCAGGAGGTGCTCGCCTGCATCCTGCTCGAAGAGGATCCGATCGAACAGGTTATCCAGATTTTCGGAGACAACGGCGAAGCGGTCTTTTACGAGAAGCGCCACCAGATCATCTACAAGGCGATGATGCAGCTCTACCAGAAAAGGCAGGCTATCGACCTCATCACGGTGAGCGAAGAGCTGTCGCGGGTCGGCGAACTGGAGAACATCGGCGGACGCCCCTACCTCGGCGAGCTTTCCGGCAAGGTGATCAGCTCGGCCAACATCGAGTTCTACGCCCGGCTGGTGAAGGAGAAGTTCCTCTACCGCCGCCTCATCTCGATTTCGTCGCACATTTCGAGCGCCGCCTACAACACCTCGATGGAGATCTTCGACCTGGTCGAAAACGCCTCGCAGCAGTTCTTCAACATCTCGCAGGCGGGCATCAAGAAAAGGGCCTCGAGCATCAAGGATCTGCTCAAGACCGCCACGAGAATGATCGAGAATCTCGGCTCCTCGCACTCCTCGGTCACAGGCATCGGCTCTGGCTTCTCCGATCTCGACGAATACACCGCCGGGTTCCAGCCGTCGGACATGATCATCATCGCCGCCCGTCCGTCCGCCGGCAAAACCGCTTTCTCGCTGGCCTTAGCGCGCAATGCGGCGGTGAACTTCAACACGCCGGTGCTCTTCTTCAGCCTCGAAATGGCGGAAATCCAGCTCGCGCTCAGGCTGATGTGCGCCGAGGCGTACGTCGAATCGCAGCTCGTCCGACGCGGCCAGATTTCGCCCGAGATGATGAACAAGATCATCAACAGTATGGACGCGCTCGCCGAGGCGAAGCTCTTCATCGACGACACGCCCGGCATTTCGATCATGGAGCTGGCCGCCAAGACCCGCCGCATGAAGCAGGAGCACGGCATCGGCATGGTGGTGGTGGACTACCTCCAGCTCGTCACGCCGGTGAGGGACGGCAAATCCAACCGCGAGCAGGAGATCGCCCAGATTTCGCGCTCGCTCAAGGCGCTGGCCAAGGAGCTGAACATTCCGGTGATCGCGCTGGCGCAGCTCAACCGCTCGGTCGAACAGCGCTCCGGCGACCGCCGTCCGCAGCTCAGCGACCTTCGCGAATCGGGTTCCATCGAGCAGGACGCCGACATGGTGATGTTCCTGTCGCGCCCGGAGATGTACGGCATCAAGAACTTCGAGGACGGCTCCTCGACAAAAGACATCGCCGAGGTGGTCATCGGCAAACAGCGAAACGGCCCGATCGGCACGGTCAGGCTGCTCTTCCTGAAAAATTACGGTCGATTCCAGTCGACGGCCAACAGCTACCTGACAGCTGCCGAGAACGGACAACATGAACCCGAACCCGCCCGGGGAGGCGGCTACCTCGAAGCGTCACTGCCCGAACCGCCGCCGCTCGATATGGACAGTTTCATCAACAATTCGGACGCCGCACCCTTTTAA
- a CDS encoding uracil-DNA glycosylase: MMKQESLFDPVPETPTRHGSSADGLDALCRTAIECRKCRLAERRKSVVFGEGNPKAGLFVIGEAPGADEDAQGRPFVGRSGQLLDKILLAIGFERKDVYIGNIIKCRPPENRNPLPDEIECCKPWLMEQLEIVRPKVLLLLGRVAANTILENTQSMGSMRSKLIRWNGFDCFVTYHPAALLRNPNWKRLCWEDVQMLRAHYDKVCPNG; the protein is encoded by the coding sequence ATGATGAAGCAGGAATCCCTTTTCGATCCCGTTCCCGAAACCCCCACCCGGCATGGCTCTTCGGCGGATGGTCTCGACGCCCTTTGCAGGACTGCCATCGAATGCCGGAAGTGCCGCCTGGCAGAGAGGCGCAAAAGCGTGGTCTTCGGCGAAGGGAATCCCAAAGCCGGACTCTTCGTTATAGGAGAGGCCCCAGGGGCGGATGAAGATGCGCAAGGTCGTCCGTTCGTGGGGCGCTCGGGGCAACTGCTCGACAAGATCCTGCTCGCCATCGGCTTCGAACGCAAGGACGTTTACATAGGCAACATCATCAAGTGCCGTCCGCCGGAGAACCGCAATCCGCTCCCGGACGAAATCGAGTGCTGCAAGCCCTGGCTCATGGAGCAGCTCGAAATCGTCAGGCCGAAGGTACTGCTCCTGCTCGGACGGGTGGCGGCCAACACGATACTCGAAAACACGCAATCGATGGGTTCGATGCGCAGCAAACTGATCCGCTGGAACGGTTTCGACTGCTTCGTGACCTACCATCCCGCCGCGCTGCTCAGGAACCCGAACTGGAAGCGCCTCTGCTGGGAAGATGTGCAGATGCTCAGGGCGCATTACGACAAGGTCTGCCCGAACGGCTGA
- the coaBC gene encoding bifunctional phosphopantothenoylcysteine decarboxylase/phosphopantothenate--cysteine ligase CoaBC produces the protein MLTGRNILLGISGGIAAYKTPHLVRLLKKSGAEVQVLATGSALKFVSELSLATVSRRPVLTDIFSADTGHESERTMHITLGEWADAFVIAPATANTLAKLSAGLCDDMLSLCFLTLRPGKPVLVAPAMDGHMYDSPSVQRNLAVLTRQGCHVMEPEIGSLASGQCGLGRMPEPETIFEALTEMLAAPKDSALRGKTVVVTAGPTREKIDGVRFLSNYSSGKMGFAIAADAARRGAVVRLVTGPVNLPTPPGVERLDVESAEQMLAAARPLFDGCDLFIGAAAVADYRPEAPVEGKIKKNAAEMELHLVRNPDILATFATGRKPGQLAVGFALETAGGVEYARKKLVDKQLDLVAFNIYDGRTSGFEVDTNALTLLGRDGSVTELPLLPKEEAAGKLLDAIEPLLRR, from the coding sequence GTGCTGACTGGCAGGAACATTCTTCTTGGCATCTCGGGCGGCATCGCCGCCTATAAAACGCCTCACCTGGTCAGGCTCCTGAAGAAGTCGGGCGCCGAGGTGCAGGTGCTCGCCACCGGCTCGGCGCTGAAGTTCGTGAGCGAACTGTCGCTGGCAACGGTTTCCCGACGACCGGTGCTCACGGATATTTTCTCGGCGGATACCGGACACGAAAGCGAGCGGACGATGCACATCACGCTCGGCGAGTGGGCCGACGCTTTCGTCATCGCGCCCGCCACGGCCAACACGCTCGCAAAATTGAGCGCCGGCTTGTGCGACGACATGCTCTCGCTCTGCTTCCTCACCCTCCGCCCCGGCAAGCCGGTGCTCGTCGCTCCGGCAATGGACGGCCACATGTACGACTCCCCGTCGGTGCAGCGCAACCTCGCAGTGCTGACGAGACAGGGTTGCCACGTCATGGAACCCGAAATCGGCTCGCTCGCCTCGGGACAGTGCGGGCTCGGACGAATGCCCGAACCGGAGACGATCTTCGAGGCGTTGACGGAGATGCTCGCCGCGCCGAAAGACTCGGCGCTTCGCGGCAAAACGGTGGTGGTGACGGCGGGACCGACGCGGGAGAAGATCGACGGCGTGCGATTTCTCTCGAACTACTCCTCCGGCAAGATGGGCTTCGCCATTGCCGCGGATGCGGCGCGGCGCGGTGCCGTGGTGCGCCTCGTGACCGGGCCAGTCAACCTGCCGACGCCGCCCGGCGTGGAGCGCCTCGACGTCGAGAGCGCTGAACAGATGCTTGCGGCGGCCCGACCGCTCTTCGACGGCTGCGACCTCTTCATCGGCGCGGCGGCGGTGGCCGACTACCGCCCCGAAGCGCCGGTCGAAGGCAAGATCAAGAAAAACGCGGCGGAGATGGAGCTTCACCTCGTCAGGAATCCCGACATTCTCGCGACCTTCGCCACCGGGCGGAAGCCCGGCCAGCTCGCCGTCGGTTTCGCACTGGAGACCGCCGGAGGAGTGGAATACGCCCGCAAGAAGCTCGTGGACAAGCAGCTCGACCTCGTCGCCTTCAACATCTACGATGGCCGCACCTCCGGCTTCGAGGTCGATACCAACGCGCTGACGCTCCTCGGGCGCGACGGCAGCGTCACCGAACTGCCGCTGCTCCCGAAGGAAGAGGCCGCCGGAAAGCTGCTCGACGCAATCGAACCTCTCCTGCGCCGTTAA
- a CDS encoding translocation/assembly module TamB domain-containing protein, translating to MTAASAIIIMLVIAAALVLNSGMIDLFAKKQLLSLFNNEYQGRLELKEVKLRFPDQVTLVNPGIFEEKAAQPAARADSITLKFNFLSLLRPKITLLSFKEVDVDGPQVNIAEYPDGKFNIEKIFTRKRPDDPEVLAIEKFRARRLKVRNGSLSWKPDNAPAYRLQNLRIDMSKAFVAKYEFMGTIKQMQFTMPDRGLTLKKGSGSLAFSSVRSDVLGLDLETAKSHAKLSISVDGLDIFSGITKKKLLKNRTFIHVESLSLDTSELNRFISIPALPAGVYQLKGDAKGTFANLEILPVSIEHGDSRIAFKGEMLNPLDPESLSFNLQIDKSTLSPALLTKVLDDERYRKLAREAKGISFTGMLRGRLDEWMTGIDFKTAIGSGSTEFETKRLAGGKYEVDGAFTLEKTEPHRLLDLGEVKSGFSGLGSFSGSLGASGIETAHFEASVKNAFWQQQTISSGSVTLDLKGKKLDLSTDLKSPDGGSLVMAGLIDFSTLAPSYEAGGTVRKLDLSKATGLQDFRSDLNGRFDVKGQGLDLASLNLKASMVLEPSSFSDFRFRERSAVSASVVQSAGSSSVSLESEAFDFSVQGNASMARMIETIQMASACIARETGNAAAVPLPQGQSPWTFTYRLTVRDLAPLRPLLPAKELQFRGTASGKAAWEGGRLLLDTDISSPSLSNSPSLRMDNAAMTGSIQCASAGVETARLSGTAGSMSLFGRELRSLRLNASFDNDRLDASFDVAMPQFTEKLSAAFTARRVGNVAAVSIDRLALTTPKGIWQSAPGGTLEVAKDFLRFNRVRFEKGAQSLQLDGLLSNEVSGTFRGTLANIDLAEANYFLLDPALKAMSGAVNASFTVSGTPGAKTGDLDLRGSGVTYDELNIGAIHLTARHSGDQLRFEYESRGAAAQNGSRALLPVNTIRGSGTIPLVLNYSPVEIRIPENRPLRIALNSDDLSARIITWIVPIFDRAEGVIPTGLRITGTMPKPDIFLTTLLRDTRIRVGPTQVTYRVNGEITGTPSRIDLGRIELRDSQENSGTISGMIGLDGLKPVTVNLAASFRDLLLYSKKDMKDDTSFGTISGTTNNLRFYGDMTAPVAEGNLMLTSANFSLYRKGSSESAKYIGVEKYITFVPRRPAPKPVETAAAPVSAQFHYNLLDILQIRNLRLSFSAPIKGAMIFDRIRGERIEATLSNLSLLVNKAGQRFSLLGSVDITGGKYTFSNTSFDLENSGRVSWNNDEIREGRLIDIYGGKQVTATDVQTGERDNVKLLIAVSGTIEKPNVRMGYYLNDDPQPWSAVNMIGRQSSHIDPNADLNVISMLFSRQWYLHPEGQASRGVSPVSSVGISAGTGLLSSQVSNIVQNLAGLESFNLNLGTGAKGNLSGLELSYAMLVPGTSGKIRFVGTNTTPIAGSSNTTNYYNGSSQKIEYRVSPKVYVEAFRSYGMAGNDAAYINLQKPSENWGVSVSYREKFHTWSQFWNNLFGGKKKEKEKDKKE from the coding sequence ATGACCGCGGCTTCGGCGATCATCATTATGCTGGTCATCGCCGCCGCGCTGGTGCTCAACAGCGGCATGATCGATCTTTTCGCAAAAAAGCAGCTCCTGTCGCTCTTCAACAATGAGTACCAGGGACGGCTCGAGCTGAAGGAGGTCAAGCTGCGCTTCCCCGATCAGGTCACGCTCGTCAATCCCGGCATCTTCGAGGAAAAAGCGGCGCAACCGGCGGCCCGCGCGGACAGCATCACGCTGAAGTTCAACTTCCTTTCGCTTCTCAGGCCGAAGATCACCCTGCTTTCGTTCAAGGAGGTCGATGTTGACGGCCCGCAGGTGAACATTGCAGAGTATCCCGACGGCAAATTCAACATTGAAAAGATCTTCACCAGAAAACGTCCGGACGATCCTGAAGTGCTTGCTATCGAAAAGTTTCGCGCCAGACGGCTCAAAGTGCGGAACGGTTCGCTTTCATGGAAACCGGACAACGCGCCAGCCTACCGGCTGCAAAATCTCCGGATCGACATGTCGAAAGCGTTCGTCGCCAAATACGAGTTCATGGGAACCATCAAACAGATGCAGTTCACCATGCCCGACCGGGGGCTGACGCTCAAAAAGGGTTCCGGCTCGCTCGCCTTTTCATCGGTGCGCAGCGACGTACTCGGCCTTGATCTCGAAACCGCCAAAAGCCATGCGAAGCTGTCGATCTCCGTGGATGGCCTGGATATTTTTTCCGGCATCACGAAAAAGAAGCTTCTGAAAAACAGGACATTCATCCACGTCGAATCACTAAGCCTCGACACTTCGGAGCTGAACCGTTTCATTTCGATTCCGGCGCTTCCGGCAGGCGTCTATCAGCTCAAGGGCGATGCGAAAGGCACCTTCGCCAATCTTGAAATTTTGCCGGTGAGCATAGAGCATGGCGACAGCCGGATTGCGTTCAAGGGCGAAATGCTCAATCCTCTCGATCCGGAGAGCCTCTCGTTCAACCTGCAAATCGACAAATCGACGCTCTCACCGGCACTGCTGACCAAGGTGCTCGATGACGAGCGCTACCGGAAGCTGGCGCGAGAGGCGAAAGGGATCAGCTTCACCGGCATGTTGCGGGGACGGCTCGACGAGTGGATGACCGGCATCGACTTCAAAACCGCCATCGGCAGCGGATCGACCGAGTTCGAAACCAAACGGCTGGCCGGAGGAAAATACGAGGTGGACGGTGCCTTCACGCTCGAAAAAACGGAACCGCACCGGCTGCTTGACCTTGGAGAGGTCAAGAGCGGATTCTCCGGTCTGGGATCGTTCAGCGGCTCGCTCGGCGCGAGCGGCATCGAGACCGCCCATTTCGAGGCATCCGTCAAAAACGCGTTCTGGCAGCAGCAGACCATTTCGTCGGGGTCGGTCACGCTCGATCTGAAAGGCAAGAAGCTCGACCTTTCGACTGACCTCAAAAGCCCGGACGGCGGCAGCCTCGTCATGGCGGGCCTCATCGACTTCTCGACCCTCGCGCCATCGTACGAGGCGGGCGGAACGGTCAGAAAGCTCGATCTCTCCAAAGCGACCGGCCTTCAGGATTTCAGGAGCGATCTGAACGGCAGGTTCGATGTGAAGGGACAGGGTCTCGATTTGGCTTCGCTCAACCTCAAGGCCAGCATGGTGCTGGAGCCATCGTCGTTCAGCGATTTCCGCTTCAGGGAGCGTTCGGCGGTATCGGCAAGCGTCGTGCAGAGCGCAGGCTCCTCTTCGGTGTCCCTGGAGAGCGAGGCTTTCGATTTCTCCGTGCAGGGCAACGCATCGATGGCCCGGATGATCGAGACTATTCAGATGGCGTCGGCCTGCATCGCCAGGGAGACCGGCAACGCCGCCGCCGTTCCGTTACCGCAGGGGCAATCGCCCTGGACATTTACCTACAGGCTTACGGTGCGCGATCTCGCGCCGCTCAGGCCCCTGCTTCCGGCAAAAGAGTTGCAGTTCAGAGGCACGGCCTCAGGCAAGGCCGCCTGGGAGGGAGGTCGTCTCTTGCTGGATACCGATATTTCCAGCCCGTCTCTCTCCAACAGCCCGTCGCTCCGCATGGACAACGCCGCGATGACCGGCTCGATTCAGTGCGCGTCGGCAGGCGTCGAGACAGCGCGCCTTTCCGGCACGGCTGGCTCGATGAGCCTCTTCGGCAGGGAGCTGAGAAGCCTTCGACTAAATGCATCGTTCGACAATGACCGTCTCGACGCCTCGTTCGACGTTGCCATGCCACAGTTCACCGAAAAACTGAGCGCAGCCTTCACTGCCCGGCGCGTCGGCAACGTCGCCGCGGTGTCGATCGACCGGCTCGCGCTCACGACGCCAAAGGGCATCTGGCAAAGCGCGCCCGGCGGCACGCTCGAAGTGGCGAAGGATTTTCTGCGTTTCAACCGGGTCAGATTCGAGAAGGGAGCGCAGTCGCTGCAACTCGACGGCCTGCTCAGCAACGAGGTTTCGGGAACCTTCAGGGGCACGCTCGCCAATATCGACCTTGCCGAAGCGAACTATTTTCTGCTCGATCCCGCGCTGAAGGCGATGAGCGGCGCGGTCAACGCGAGCTTCACGGTCAGCGGAACCCCCGGAGCCAAAACGGGCGATCTCGATCTGAGAGGCTCCGGAGTGACGTACGACGAGCTGAACATCGGCGCGATTCATCTGACGGCCCGTCATTCCGGCGATCAGTTGCGCTTCGAGTACGAGAGCCGGGGCGCGGCAGCGCAAAACGGATCCAGGGCGCTTCTCCCGGTCAATACCATCAGGGGTTCCGGAACGATCCCGCTGGTGCTGAACTACTCGCCGGTCGAGATCAGGATACCCGAAAATCGCCCCTTGCGAATTGCACTCAATTCGGACGATCTGTCAGCCAGAATCATCACCTGGATCGTGCCGATCTTCGACCGTGCCGAAGGAGTCATTCCGACCGGACTGCGCATCACCGGTACGATGCCGAAACCGGACATTTTCCTGACCACCCTCCTCAGGGATACCAGAATCCGGGTCGGGCCGACGCAAGTCACCTACCGCGTCAATGGCGAGATTACCGGCACACCGTCGCGCATCGACCTTGGCCGCATCGAACTCAGGGACTCGCAGGAGAACTCTGGCACGATCAGCGGCATGATCGGCCTCGACGGCCTGAAACCTGTCACGGTCAACCTTGCTGCTTCGTTCAGAGACCTCCTGCTCTACAGCAAAAAGGACATGAAGGACGACACCTCGTTCGGCACGATCAGCGGCACGACCAATAACCTCCGCTTCTACGGCGATATGACCGCTCCGGTCGCCGAGGGCAATCTCATGCTCACTTCGGCCAACTTCAGCCTTTACCGCAAAGGATCGAGCGAAAGCGCCAAATACATCGGCGTCGAAAAATACATCACCTTCGTGCCGCGCCGTCCCGCGCCAAAGCCGGTCGAAACGGCTGCCGCGCCGGTATCCGCGCAGTTTCACTACAACCTGCTCGACATTCTGCAAATCAGAAACCTCAGGCTGTCGTTCAGCGCGCCAATCAAGGGCGCCATGATTTTCGACCGGATCAGGGGCGAGAGAATCGAGGCCACCCTGAGCAACCTTTCGCTCCTGGTCAACAAAGCCGGACAGCGCTTCAGCCTGCTCGGTTCGGTCGATATCACCGGCGGCAAGTACACCTTCTCGAACACGAGCTTCGACCTCGAAAACAGCGGCAGGGTGTCGTGGAACAACGACGAGATCAGGGAGGGCCGCCTCATCGACATCTATGGCGGCAAACAGGTGACGGCTACCGACGTCCAGACAGGAGAACGCGACAACGTCAAACTGCTCATCGCCGTCAGCGGCACCATCGAAAAGCCGAACGTTCGCATGGGTTACTATCTGAATGACGATCCCCAGCCCTGGTCAGCGGTCAATATGATCGGACGCCAATCGAGCCACATCGATCCGAACGCCGACCTGAACGTCATCTCGATGCTTTTTTCAAGGCAATGGTACCTCCATCCGGAAGGACAGGCGTCGAGGGGCGTCAGTCCCGTATCGAGCGTCGGCATCTCCGCGGGCACCGGCCTGCTCTCCTCGCAGGTGTCGAACATCGTGCAAAATCTCGCCGGGCTGGAGAGCTTCAACCTCAACCTCGGCACCGGCGCGAAAGGCAACCTGAGCGGCCTGGAGCTGTCCTACGCCATGCTTGTGCCTGGCACCAGCGGCAAAATCAGGTTTGTCGGCACCAACACAACGCCCATCGCTGGCAGCAGCAACACGACGAATTACTACAACGGTTCTTCGCAGAAAATCGAATACCGGGTCTCCCCGAAAGTCTATGTCGAGGCGTTCCGCTCATATGGCATGGCCGGTAATGACGCTGCGTACATCAACTTGCAGAAGCCTTCCGAAAACTGGGGGGTCAGCGTGTCGTATCGCGAGAAATTTCACACCTGGAGCCAGTTCTGGAACAATCTTTTTGGCGGAAAAAAGAAGGAAAAAGAGAAGGATAAAAAAGAGTGA
- the rfaE2 gene encoding D-glycero-beta-D-manno-heptose 1-phosphate adenylyltransferase yields the protein MPDMPSKLCSHDDMMLKVRNWQANGEKVVFTNGCFDILHAGHVRYLAAARGLGDRLVVGLNTDASVRRLKGPKRPVAPEHDRAEVLSALGAVDAVTLFDDDTPEALIGMLLPDILVKGADWAIDKIAGASAVIAHGGSVLTVPLLEGRSTTGIIETIIQLHCPQQTGG from the coding sequence ATGCCCGACATGCCAAGCAAGCTGTGCTCCCATGACGATATGATGCTGAAGGTTCGGAACTGGCAGGCCAACGGGGAGAAGGTCGTCTTTACCAACGGCTGCTTCGACATTCTTCATGCCGGGCATGTGCGCTACCTCGCCGCAGCTCGCGGGCTTGGCGACCGGCTCGTGGTCGGGCTGAACACCGACGCTTCGGTAAGGCGGCTCAAAGGGCCGAAGCGCCCGGTGGCTCCGGAGCATGACCGCGCCGAGGTGCTCTCGGCGCTCGGAGCGGTCGATGCCGTCACGCTTTTCGATGACGATACGCCCGAAGCGCTGATCGGCATGTTACTGCCGGACATTCTGGTCAAGGGGGCCGACTGGGCGATCGACAAAATCGCAGGAGCCAGTGCCGTCATTGCGCACGGCGGCTCCGTCCTGACCGTGCCGCTCCTCGAAGGCCGCTCGACGACCGGCATCATCGAGACCATCATTCAACTTCATTGCCCGCAACAAACCGGTGGATAG